The genomic DNA CATAATTCCGCATGAACAAATATAGTCCAAGGACATAGAAAGGAAATCCGATCAACAATTCCTTCGTCCGTGGTCTTACAAAAAGCAGATCTTCGAGCATTTGACGGGCCATCAGCTCAAACTCCGACACCGAACCTGCATTTCCAGTACGGCTGACATAATAGAGCATGACGACACCGAATGCACCGATGATGATCAAGTGCCAGTATTTGATCGGTTTGTCGAGCAATGTAACAGCCTGGTTCAAACTGAACCGCTTCGTCGTACGTCGGTACACCTCAAACAACACATAGAGAATCGTAAAGGCGATCGGGAAAAGGTATAGGACTTTGACACCGCGGAATCCTTCACCGACATGAAGGAAGAACTCTGTACCGAACAGAAGCCCTACGACAAGCCAGATGCCGATGAACGAAATACCAACGGCCTTCAAGTATTGAAGGACAATCGAACGCTTGTCTTTAATCTCTTTATACGATAACGCAGCGACAACCGGAGTGACAGGTGCGACACCAAGCGCAAGAAGCTTCAACAAAAGCTCATGCGACGTGACGAGATACAAGAGTGCGACGAGCGCGCCCCCAGCTCCAGCCGCCAGCACCCATTTTCGACTTAAAAATTGACTGACCGCAAGCATTAAGAATGCAACCGATCCGACAAGGATGACGATCTTCTCCCAGAAATCATGTGCGAGTGACGGGAATGTGAAGGCTTCATCGTTTTGATATTTCGCTGGCATCGCTTCTTCCAACCCCTGGAAAAAGGCAATATTCTCTTCAATCAGTCTCTTGGCATCTCCTAAAGTCAGCAGGTGGAAATAGAGGACACGGATATTCCGTTCCTTAACTGCTCGAACCGCTTCCTCCTCCAATTCGGAAGGTCGCTTCTGTTCGATGTCAAAGCTTCTTAATCGAATCACATTCAAATCGTTTTGAGCAGCGAGGGATTCAATTCCTTTTTGTCCATATTGCTCGATCGTCAATAAGGAATACTCGTTCTCCTTTAACCGCTCGCCCCATTTTTCGAAGTCTTTTTCCGGATAACCAAGTGCTTCCGCTCCGTAGAACAAGACTTTATCGATAGAGCCATTCAAGGTGAAGGCCTGATCCCAAATAAACTCATTTGTTTCGATGATTTCATCGACTGGGATACGGAGAACGGTCGAATACCCGTATTCTTCTATACGATCGATTTGCTTTTGCGAATAACTGAGGAAAAGATCTTCAATGACCTTCGGATTTCCTTCAACGAAGATGTAGTCTCGACCATTCATCTCCAGCTCTTTCCAACGATCCTCAAATACGGTCTTGAGTGACTCCTTAAGAGGAATGTCGGTTTCAATATCCGATATGTATAATCCTTCTTTATCTGGAAGATCCTCAAGCTTCAACCCTGCACCTAATGCAATCGGTACGATGTCATTTTGATCGAATACGAGGATTTGCCCTTTATCTTCAAGGGAATCGATCGTTTCAGGCATGAAACTGACCGAAGTGACACCGGCTTTGCGAAGTCCATTCAAGACCCGACGTTCTTCAGCGCCTTCTCGGATCAACTTATCCATTTCATCAAATGGTACGGTGATTTCGTACGTATCGTAATTCCATTCTGCTGTTGCACGCTGATAAATCATCGGTGATGTCAGAATCAAGGATGCGATGAGTATGATCCAAAGCCACTTTTTCACACAAAAACAATCCTTTCACTTGCTAAAATCTTGGTGGTTGACAGTAATGAAAACCGTGCAAGACCAAGCCTTCATCCAGGCTGAGCCTTCGCTTTATCTTTATTTTGCATTTAAATATATTCAAAACGTTATACTTCCTAAAGAAGAACAAAGCTTGGCATACGCCAAGCTTTTCGTATCTTTTATATCATGCCCATTTGCAACTTAGAATTCCCATTTATTAAATTTTACGTGTATTCGCTACGCGACTGAAGAAATTCAATACAGGGCGGTAGTTCGAATCCACGAGTCCGACGATCTCCACCACAAGTTCAATGAAGATGAGCAGGATACCTACAATGAGTAAGGATCCCCACAACGTCGTACTTTCGATCATGACTGCAGCAAGCCCGAAAATCGCACTCATTGCGTAAATGATCAATACGGTCGTACGATGACTGAACCCTAACCGCTGCAGGCAGTGATGCAAGTGCGATTTGTCAGGTGCAGACAAAGGCTTCTTCTTCACGATACGACGTACGATGGCGAACAGCGTATCCGAAATCGGTACCCCAAGGATGATGACAGGGACCAATAAGGAGAACAAGGTAATGTTTTTAAATCCAAGCAAGGAAATGACGGAGATAATGAACCCGAGATATAAGGATCCGGTATCCCCCATGAAAATCTTTGCCGGATTGAAATTGTATACAAGAAATCCAATCGTACTACCTAATACAGCAAAGCCGACAGCCATGACAAACGTGTTTCCATTGACGATCGCCATCGTTGAAATGGTGATCAAAACGATGGAGGAAACACCTGCTGCCAATCCATCCAATCCATCAATAAGGTTGATGGCATTCGTGACACCAATGATCCAAATCAAGGTGATCGGTATACTTAAATATCCTAAGTCGAGTCGGATATCAAAAGGTAAATTAATGAAGTGAACAACGACACCGCCATGAATCATGATTCCAGCTGCGATGATTTGTCCTAGCAACTTGACCTTTGGTGATATTTCGAAAATATCGTCGAAAAATCCCGTTGCGACAATAATGGTTCCTGCTGCTAAGAGAGGAATCATGTATTGCTGATCGGGCTGTAATAGGTAAAAGCCGATCATCGAGCTGATATAAATTGCGAGTCCGCCAAGGCGTGGCATCACTTTCGTGTGAACCTTCCGTTGGTTAGGCTGGTCCGTCGCACCGATACGGATTGCAAATTTTTTGATGACAGGTGTCAATATCACGGATGATAAAAAACATATCAACAACGTAAGATACAGCATATTCAGGACACTCTCCTATTACAATTCAAAACAAATGATGTCAACATTTGTTTATATACCCGTTTTTTTGACAAACTAAGCCTAAAATACAATACACAGGGAAAATTATACCATAAAAAGTCAGATTAAAATGCATGTTTTCAATCTTTTTTAGTATGCTCATCTGGATTTTTTTCTCGCTCTGATCCAGTTATTTCTTGAAAAAGGCACCGATTCCAGGAATTGATCGAAGTTCTTCATTCGAGATCCCTTTGAAACGGATAATGCAGACGAAATAAATCAATCCGCCAATGATGATGCTGATCAACGAGTACCCGAGTGCGGACAGCCTGCTCCACCCTTCAATATCCAGGAAAAGTGTCGGAAGTCCGATAACGATACCCATAAGTATAGACGAACCAGCATGCACAATTGTTTCTTTCGAATAGAACTTTACGTTTGTGTACTTATAAATAAAAAATGAATTCGCGCCAAATAATAAAATGTAAATCACGAGGGTCGAAACTGCGGCTCCAGTCAAGCCCCATACCTGGATGAATGCAATGTTCAATCCAACCTTCACGATCGCTCCGACTGTGATGATGATTGCAGCCATTTTTGCTCGATCCAGTCCTTGTAAGATTCCTGTACCCAGCACGGTCAATGCCGTAAACACGGCGCTTAGATTGATGATGGCAAGAACCAGGCTTCCATCAAGGTTGGTGAAAAGGGCAAGGTTCAATGGCAGTGTCAAGGCAAATAGACCGGTCGCTGCAGGCCAAGATAATAGGTTTCCTAACCGCTGTGATTTCTCAATAATGTTATTCGTCGTCACTAAATCCTTTTTGGCTATACTTTTACTGATTGTTGGAATTAACGGTAAAACGATTGATGTTGAGAAAACCGTTGCAATCTGCACGAGAGAAAGCCCTCTTCCGTACAAACCATACAAATAATTTATGCCTTCACTTGTCCGATCCGCTAATTTCAAGCTTAACGGAATGGACAAGGAATCGACGACATTGATCAATGCCATCGTCAGCGCTCCGACACAAATCGGCAGTGAGATCAACAGAATTTTTTTGGATGTTCGCTTGAACGTCGCCATGGAATACGGGCTTCCAGCCTTCGGACGAATTGATGCCCTCTGAAACAGGACGCGTAGATAGACAAGTGAAACGATAGCGCCGATCGATGAACCGACCATAACACCCGCCGCCACCTTCTCATCAGAAAAGCCGAGCTGGACCATGTAATAAGCGACCCCGATTACTAATGCGACACGTATGAATTGCTCCAACACTTGAGAGTAAGCGGTCTGCCGCATATCCTCATACCCCTGGAAAAAGCCACGGTAAACCGCCATGTACGGCGCAATCAACAGGGTGGCAGACACGACAATCAACGATAAACGCGTTTTTTGCCCGCCCAATACTTCTGCCAGAGGTGCTGAAAATCCTGAGATCAGTGAAAAACTGACCAAGCCGAATAAAAACGCAAGAATACTTGCCGTGACGAATATGTTCCGGATCTCCTGCTGGTCTCCTGCTGTCCTAGCACGTGCAATAAGCTGCGAAATCGCGATCGGAATTCCGGCAACTGATAAAATCAGCGCCGTCATGTACACCGGGTAGACGAGAGAAAATATGCCCAGCACTTCATCCCCTGCGATGTTCTGCAAGGGGATGCGGAAGATACTGCCTAAAATTTTTGAGACGAGAGTCGCAATCGTCAACACGAGCGTGCTTTTCACTAAGTTTTGGCTCATTTTCGTTCCTTAGCTTTCTGTTCATTGATTTTTTTCATAAAACGAGGAATCGCCATCATCCGTCCGATTCGGGATGGTTGATTCAGCAATCGGTAAAACCATTCAAGATGCACCTTCTGCCAAAAGACCGGCGCCCGTTTCACGGTACCTGCCCATACATCGAAGCATCCTCCGACACCCATGAACACACCTTTTTCAAAACGCTCCACATTTTGATTGATCCACTTTTCCTGGCGTGGGAAACCGAGTGCAACAAAAACAAAATCGGGCTTTAACCGCTCAATCTCATCGGCAATCTCATTCTTCTCCCAATCAAAATACCCGTTATGATAACCGACGATTTTCAAATTCGGATACGTTTCTTCAATTTGGTTTTTCGCTTGTCGGATAACTTCTTCCTTCGCCCCCAACAGATAAACGGATAACTGCTTCTCATTCGCTTCAGCCAAAAAGCCTTTCATCAGGTCGAATCCCGTTACACGCTCTGGAAGTGGCGTGCCGAGTTTATCGGCTGCTTTTACAATTCCGATTCCATCCGCCGTCACATAATCCGCTTGCTGAAGGATATCCATATACGATTGATCCTCATTCGCATGCATGACAATTTCCGGATTCGCCGTTACGATTGTCGCCTTTTTAGACGGAACGGCATGCTCCGTTACAATATGCTTTATAAAATCATTCAATGTCGTTTTTACAAATGGGACTCCAAGTATTTTCACTCTAGGAATTGCCATAAGTCATTCTCCTTATCCTTACATTTGAGTTCAAAGAATAACTTTATCATACCAAAAAGAGAACGCAACAAGAAATTGTCGCATTCTCTTCCAGAATTTTATTATTTTGCTACCTTAAGCTCAGTCGTCAATTCGCTATGCTTTCCATCATGATAAATGTTCGCTGAACCATACTTCTTATCGATTGGCATGATGTTGAACCATTGCCCATCACCACTTGCTACTTCCTTATTGATGATGAATGTGATGCCATTCTTCGGATACGTATAGATGATATTGCTTCCTGTCGCTATCGCTTTATCCCTTACATTGACTCCGCCAGCGTTAAGCGTGATTCCAAGCTTGAATTTATGCATATCTTTACCGCCGAGCATCTTATCAGCACGATACATTAGACCTGCAATTTTTTCAGCCCAGTAAGGATCAGAAGCATAACGTACATTCATCCCTCTTGATTTGTTTCCAAGGAACGCACCGTTATATTTCCAGTTTTTCAGATTAAAGTACCCTGGTTTGATGAATTCACCTGCTACACGATTGATTCCATCCTCAAAAGACTTAAATGTCGTCGCATTTTCTCCAGGGTTCGTATCCGTCGCTTTCCAACCAAACAAATTATATTTCGATTGAGCGATTTGACTCGTACCCCAGTTACTTTCGTGAATCGCATGAGCTAGGAAGTAAAGCGCGTTGATGCCATACTCCGCTTCAGCTTGCTTGAAGTTCTTACCTAATCCGACAAGTGGTGATTTATTGAACCCGTTACGTGGAGTGAAACCATCTTCAATAAATTTATCAAGCTCGGCCGCTGTGTAAGATGTTTCCGAATAAAGCGGCAGGAACTGGAAGTATTGATACCCTTGTCCAACAAATTTACCCGTGCTCGTATAGAAATCATGTCCATCCCAGCTGTAATACTTTGTTCCTTCGGTCAAGAATGAAGGTGCGTTCCCTACAACAAGCTTTTCATAACGATCCAGTTGTGGAACATAAATATAGTGATAGAGCTCACCAGCGGATGCTTTATAGTACGAACGGCCTTTCAACAGTGCAGTTGGAACCAACGTTACATGATTACTATCTACGTAACCGATGCTTTCAGCCGATTGTACCTTGATCCAACCATCTCCTGCTTCAATGAAATTAAATTCAGCACCTGAGTTGACGTACGTGATCGTGCTTCCGCTCAAGCTTTTCGATTCATAAACAACGGTTAACTGGTTCGTATGCGTGTAACCTGCTTTAATCCAAACGATCTTCTTCCCATTCATGATGAAGTGGTCGTTTGAAGCGATGTTCTGCTTAGCCTGGTCGAATGTTTCGAATTGGTCAACGACAACAACCTCACCAGATCCATTCACTTTCGCCGTGCTATATTCATAATTTTTCGGAGGCGTCATTACAGTAAGAAGTCGGTCAATGACGACTGCAGCTTCTGCACGCGTCGTGTTGGCTTGTGGACGATAGGTCCCATCAGGATTACCATTTACGATTTTCAAAGAGATGACACGCGCGATATCATCGAGCAAGCTCGGGTGAATTTTATCCTTATCGGTAAAATTGACTTCAGCTTCAGATGCTTCAATCGCCTTCGTCTTCAACGCCTGGTTGATGACGACTGCCATATGTTCTCTTGAAATATTGTTGTTCGGTTTGAACGTGCCATCCGGGTACCCGTTGATGATTTTAACAGCTGCCGATTTATGTATTGGTCCATAATACCACTTGTCTAACTCGACATCTTGGAACGGCTCGAAGTTAGGATCGTCAGGTAGATCCAATGCCCTTGTAACGAATGCCGCGAATTCTGCTCGCGTCACTTTACTGTTGGGACGGAATTCCCCATTTCCATACCCCATCATAATGCCTTTTTCATTCAAATGTCTTAACGATTTTTCAGCCCAGTGGCCTGTGATATCGTCCTCTGCAGCAGATACATTCGGTGCAATGGCTCCAAATGCAACAACTAAAACAACCATGAAAACCCATAAACGCCTAAACCCAAACTTCATACTTTTTTCCTTCCTTCCTTTTATTTTTTGAAACTATAAAACTAGGGATGAAATAACGACAAAATATTTATGATTCTACAAAATGGTTCCTTATGTAACAAATACTGGTTTTGTAGAGTGAGATGAAAATGTTAGTAATATTATTGATCGTGAGAATATCCAATCGCATTCCGATTATCTCTCCCCACTTTCTATATCGGTGATAATTACGAATATTTAAGCTTCAAAATTG from Pseudalkalibacillus sp. SCS-8 includes the following:
- a CDS encoding DUF5693 family protein — encoded protein: MKKWLWIILIASLILTSPMIYQRATAEWNYDTYEITVPFDEMDKLIREGAEERRVLNGLRKAGVTSVSFMPETIDSLEDKGQILVFDQNDIVPIALGAGLKLEDLPDKEGLYISDIETDIPLKESLKTVFEDRWKELEMNGRDYIFVEGNPKVIEDLFLSYSQKQIDRIEEYGYSTVLRIPVDEIIETNEFIWDQAFTLNGSIDKVLFYGAEALGYPEKDFEKWGERLKENEYSLLTIEQYGQKGIESLAAQNDLNVIRLRSFDIEQKRPSELEEEAVRAVKERNIRVLYFHLLTLGDAKRLIEENIAFFQGLEEAMPAKYQNDEAFTFPSLAHDFWEKIVILVGSVAFLMLAVSQFLSRKWVLAAGAGGALVALLYLVTSHELLLKLLALGVAPVTPVVAALSYKEIKDKRSIVLQYLKAVGISFIGIWLVVGLLFGTEFFLHVGEGFRGVKVLYLFPIAFTILYVLFEVYRRTTKRFSLNQAVTLLDKPIKYWHLIIIGAFGVVMLYYVSRTGNAGSVSEFELMARQMLEDLLFVRPRTKELLIGFPFYVLGLYLFMRNYVKLGLLCMIPSIIGWLSLVNTFTHLHIPLYLSLLRSLYSLSFGFVIGLLFIVIFKIGNRYVSKWKARW
- a CDS encoding WecB/TagA/CpsF family glycosyltransferase, which encodes MAIPRVKILGVPFVKTTLNDFIKHIVTEHAVPSKKATIVTANPEIVMHANEDQSYMDILQQADYVTADGIGIVKAADKLGTPLPERVTGFDLMKGFLAEANEKQLSVYLLGAKEEVIRQAKNQIEETYPNLKIVGYHNGYFDWEKNEIADEIERLKPDFVFVALGFPRQEKWINQNVERFEKGVFMGVGGCFDVWAGTVKRAPVFWQKVHLEWFYRLLNQPSRIGRMMAIPRFMKKINEQKAKERK
- a CDS encoding S-layer homology domain-containing protein, translated to MKFGFRRLWVFMVVLVVAFGAIAPNVSAAEDDITGHWAEKSLRHLNEKGIMMGYGNGEFRPNSKVTRAEFAAFVTRALDLPDDPNFEPFQDVELDKWYYGPIHKSAAVKIINGYPDGTFKPNNNISREHMAVVINQALKTKAIEASEAEVNFTDKDKIHPSLLDDIARVISLKIVNGNPDGTYRPQANTTRAEAAVVIDRLLTVMTPPKNYEYSTAKVNGSGEVVVVDQFETFDQAKQNIASNDHFIMNGKKIVWIKAGYTHTNQLTVVYESKSLSGSTITYVNSGAEFNFIEAGDGWIKVQSAESIGYVDSNHVTLVPTALLKGRSYYKASAGELYHYIYVPQLDRYEKLVVGNAPSFLTEGTKYYSWDGHDFYTSTGKFVGQGYQYFQFLPLYSETSYTAAELDKFIEDGFTPRNGFNKSPLVGLGKNFKQAEAEYGINALYFLAHAIHESNWGTSQIAQSKYNLFGWKATDTNPGENATTFKSFEDGINRVAGEFIKPGYFNLKNWKYNGAFLGNKSRGMNVRYASDPYWAEKIAGLMYRADKMLGGKDMHKFKLGITLNAGGVNVRDKAIATGSNIIYTYPKNGITFIINKEVASGDGQWFNIMPIDKKYGSANIYHDGKHSELTTELKVAK
- a CDS encoding MraY family glycosyltransferase; translation: MLYLTLLICFLSSVILTPVIKKFAIRIGATDQPNQRKVHTKVMPRLGGLAIYISSMIGFYLLQPDQQYMIPLLAAGTIIVATGFFDDIFEISPKVKLLGQIIAAGIMIHGGVVVHFINLPFDIRLDLGYLSIPITLIWIIGVTNAINLIDGLDGLAAGVSSIVLITISTMAIVNGNTFVMAVGFAVLGSTIGFLVYNFNPAKIFMGDTGSLYLGFIISVISLLGFKNITLFSLLVPVIILGVPISDTLFAIVRRIVKKKPLSAPDKSHLHHCLQRLGFSHRTTVLIIYAMSAIFGLAAVMIESTTLWGSLLIVGILLIFIELVVEIVGLVDSNYRPVLNFFSRVANTRKI
- a CDS encoding polysaccharide biosynthesis protein, with the translated sequence MSQNLVKSTLVLTIATLVSKILGSIFRIPLQNIAGDEVLGIFSLVYPVYMTALILSVAGIPIAISQLIARARTAGDQQEIRNIFVTASILAFLFGLVSFSLISGFSAPLAEVLGGQKTRLSLIVVSATLLIAPYMAVYRGFFQGYEDMRQTAYSQVLEQFIRVALVIGVAYYMVQLGFSDEKVAAGVMVGSSIGAIVSLVYLRVLFQRASIRPKAGSPYSMATFKRTSKKILLISLPICVGALTMALINVVDSLSIPLSLKLADRTSEGINYLYGLYGRGLSLVQIATVFSTSIVLPLIPTISKSIAKKDLVTTNNIIEKSQRLGNLLSWPAATGLFALTLPLNLALFTNLDGSLVLAIINLSAVFTALTVLGTGILQGLDRAKMAAIIITVGAIVKVGLNIAFIQVWGLTGAAVSTLVIYILLFGANSFFIYKYTNVKFYSKETIVHAGSSILMGIVIGLPTLFLDIEGWSRLSALGYSLISIIIGGLIYFVCIIRFKGISNEELRSIPGIGAFFKK